From Anaerohalosphaera lusitana, one genomic window encodes:
- a CDS encoding tetratricopeptide repeat protein, with product MAKDDQDIFANGNAPAEDGAGNRAEPDSAGFDDLFGGGEQTRELLETASGAPVEHKDYVADLEKELKSYENGSGKMAKLRIPLMYAALGAMAIMLVLILWNPVPKTSSAQSGNNPAPKRVTREALPDIAENETELAASAEQAVEEDAETDQPAEIEMPVSWQLAHESFVGGDYDQALKIYEKLRERLKPGDTDNLFRDLIDLQVALCHYYMDDADKVSKLFTNALQSRSPAIRAMSNYYLAFIDFKNENFLSAREHAYRSLALFHTLKDHFPAVIERDCYMLIGNALTRETISLSNSNTELPGQSWAEYMTPYHLPAMDKKGIEELLQKGIESMADAAMGPAIRERRESLGGGTFSAIALDCPVDEFIARYANYQGYGVSWHKTAEQFTNRPINLYLPKTIEQKIPEYAAGSAGLIVRSDTNNLTVYNPRTYVSLAFHKRMMVNESMAVWRHFLHRYPQDPRVANAHFGLAAVYSAGGQENVAIGEYKLVASRYSDSELAPYALLYSSRIKTDMKDYAGAREDLSNIVLQYPKARISDQAYLYLAQATMKSGIYGEAADLFAKVYNLNITRRAKARAAYGAAICNYETGQFGSAEAWFERCEKFYNDDPEIDKGELYYTLAKTKFALGKYEDATTAFRLALTGNLDRKQYANVILSWAQTMMSHGDYAEALNILAAPNEEDLTLEQSCEILKAQARIYREIDLPRRSAMLLNQKIEFLANAELRGELLVELARSYVAAGDTDRAEQEYLAALDDLSEGKYKLETTLELADLCIDTGRDEQAVDICSKLLATPLDQRNRKTALSILGTAYKNQKQYDKAAMAFAGVYNPANN from the coding sequence ATGGCGAAAGACGATCAGGACATTTTTGCAAACGGGAACGCACCTGCGGAAGACGGGGCCGGGAACAGAGCCGAGCCGGATTCAGCGGGTTTTGACGATCTGTTCGGCGGGGGTGAGCAGACCCGCGAGCTGCTGGAAACTGCGTCAGGTGCGCCTGTGGAACACAAAGACTATGTAGCGGACCTGGAAAAAGAGCTCAAATCCTACGAGAACGGCAGCGGTAAGATGGCAAAGCTGCGGATCCCGCTGATGTATGCGGCGCTTGGCGCGATGGCGATCATGCTGGTACTGATCCTGTGGAACCCGGTACCCAAGACGAGCTCTGCCCAGTCCGGAAACAACCCGGCGCCTAAACGTGTCACAAGGGAGGCGTTGCCTGATATTGCCGAGAACGAAACCGAACTTGCCGCAAGTGCAGAGCAGGCAGTTGAGGAAGATGCCGAGACCGATCAGCCGGCCGAGATCGAAATGCCGGTATCCTGGCAGCTTGCCCATGAAAGTTTTGTGGGCGGTGACTATGACCAGGCGTTGAAGATATACGAAAAGCTGCGTGAGCGGCTGAAACCTGGTGATACGGATAACTTGTTCAGGGATCTTATCGATCTGCAGGTCGCTTTGTGCCATTACTACATGGATGACGCCGACAAGGTGAGCAAGCTTTTCACCAATGCACTGCAGAGCAGGTCACCGGCCATTCGAGCCATGAGCAACTACTATCTGGCTTTCATAGATTTCAAAAACGAAAACTTTTTGAGTGCCCGCGAGCATGCATACCGCTCGCTGGCCCTGTTCCACACTCTTAAGGACCACTTCCCTGCAGTGATCGAGCGTGATTGCTATATGCTTATCGGCAATGCACTTACGCGTGAAACGATCTCGCTGAGCAACTCAAATACTGAACTGCCTGGTCAGAGCTGGGCAGAATACATGACGCCGTACCACCTGCCTGCGATGGATAAGAAGGGGATCGAGGAACTGCTGCAAAAGGGTATCGAATCAATGGCCGATGCAGCCATGGGGCCGGCGATCAGGGAAAGACGTGAATCGCTTGGCGGGGGGACGTTTTCCGCGATCGCACTGGATTGTCCCGTGGACGAGTTTATCGCCAGGTATGCGAACTACCAGGGCTATGGGGTGAGCTGGCACAAAACGGCGGAGCAATTCACGAACCGGCCCATCAATCTTTACCTTCCCAAGACGATCGAGCAGAAGATACCTGAATACGCTGCCGGAAGTGCCGGGCTGATAGTGAGAAGCGATACTAATAATCTGACGGTCTATAATCCGCGTACGTATGTGTCGCTGGCTTTCCACAAACGAATGATGGTCAACGAGAGCATGGCTGTGTGGAGGCATTTCCTGCATCGTTATCCGCAGGATCCGCGGGTGGCGAATGCTCATTTCGGGCTGGCAGCGGTATATTCTGCAGGCGGACAGGAAAACGTAGCCATCGGTGAGTACAAACTGGTCGCAAGCAGGTACTCCGACAGTGAACTGGCTCCGTACGCTCTTCTATATTCGAGCAGGATCAAAACTGATATGAAGGATTACGCGGGCGCACGCGAGGATCTGTCCAACATCGTGCTGCAGTATCCCAAGGCTCGCATATCCGACCAGGCCTACCTGTATCTGGCCCAGGCGACGATGAAATCGGGCATATACGGCGAGGCAGCGGACCTTTTCGCTAAGGTTTACAATCTCAATATTACTCGACGTGCCAAAGCGAGAGCGGCCTATGGAGCGGCGATATGCAACTATGAGACGGGCCAGTTCGGTTCGGCTGAAGCATGGTTCGAAAGATGCGAGAAATTTTACAACGACGATCCCGAGATCGACAAAGGCGAACTTTATTACACGCTCGCAAAGACGAAATTCGCGTTGGGTAAATACGAGGACGCTACGACAGCGTTCAGACTTGCACTTACGGGCAATCTCGATCGCAAGCAGTACGCGAACGTGATCCTTTCCTGGGCCCAGACCATGATGAGTCACGGCGACTACGCGGAAGCTCTCAATATACTGGCTGCGCCCAATGAGGAAGATCTGACGCTGGAACAGTCCTGCGAAATACTCAAGGCACAGGCACGTATTTACAGGGAGATCGATCTGCCGAGAAGGTCGGCCATGCTGCTTAACCAGAAGATCGAATTCCTTGCGAACGCAGAGCTGCGGGGCGAACTGCTGGTTGAACTTGCACGCAGTTATGTCGCTGCAGGCGATACCGACCGGGCCGAGCAGGAATATCTTGCGGCTTTGGATGATCTGTCCGAGGGCAAGTATAAACTCGAAACCACTCTTGAGCTGGCGGATCTCTGCATAGACACGGGGCGGGATGAACAGGCGGTCGATATATGTTCCAAACTGCTGGCAACTCCGCTGGATCAGCGTAACAGAAAAACGGCTCTGAGCATTCTTGGAACCGCATACAAGAACCAGAAACAATATGACAAGGCCGCGATGGCATTTGCTGGTGTTTACAATCCCGCGAACAACTGA
- a CDS encoding tetratricopeptide repeat protein, which yields MKRILYISILTLLFANGLCKAEDPNSIETLNRYLSEILKVADGDDVQDADEAEKSADNAKADTTEKPQKAETPVIDNKTVSDPNVPAENNETEEQQKTTESKTANSDPNLVPAVTEKDTKQSTSELIKQVRKETYTPIEMKSPVKFKSDSGEMDELLAELRSLRFVKVRETSSTNSSLPASEPEISEENSEKPQTQSEIPQENADDEATVKETSLKELIKNNPTRVVDHFALAEALFSAGEKELAAKYYRQALDKYGKNYSKTDPERAWILFQLGNCLYETKPEEAEIIYEQLMREQPNSEWTKCATVKRQVLRWLMNEKPMELIESNPTKN from the coding sequence ATGAAAAGAATTCTATATATTTCAATACTGACGCTGCTGTTTGCCAACGGTCTTTGCAAGGCTGAGGACCCGAACAGTATCGAGACGCTCAACAGATACCTGAGTGAAATTCTCAAGGTCGCAGATGGCGATGATGTGCAGGATGCGGACGAGGCTGAGAAGTCGGCAGACAACGCCAAGGCCGACACAACTGAAAAACCACAAAAAGCTGAAACTCCTGTAATAGACAATAAAACAGTCTCTGATCCCAATGTACCTGCTGAGAATAACGAGACAGAAGAACAGCAGAAGACCACGGAGTCGAAGACGGCAAACAGCGACCCTAATCTCGTGCCGGCTGTGACTGAAAAAGACACAAAGCAGAGCACAAGTGAGCTCATCAAACAGGTACGCAAGGAAACATATACACCCATAGAAATGAAATCGCCCGTCAAATTTAAGAGCGACAGCGGTGAAATGGATGAACTGCTCGCAGAGCTCCGCTCGCTGCGTTTTGTCAAGGTTCGCGAAACTTCATCAACCAACAGTTCTCTGCCCGCAAGCGAGCCAGAAATAAGTGAAGAGAACAGCGAAAAACCTCAAACACAAAGCGAAATTCCTCAAGAAAATGCTGATGATGAGGCGACCGTAAAAGAGACTTCGCTCAAGGAACTTATCAAGAACAATCCAACTCGGGTTGTAGATCATTTTGCATTGGCGGAAGCACTTTTCTCGGCGGGTGAAAAAGAGCTCGCAGCGAAGTATTATCGGCAGGCATTGGACAAATACGGAAAGAATTACAGTAAGACGGACCCTGAGAGGGCCTGGATACTTTTTCAACTGGGCAACTGCCTGTATGAAACAAAGCCGGAAGAGGCTGAGATCATTTACGAACAGCTTATGCGGGAACAGCCCAACAGCGAATGGACCAAATGTGCGACGGTCAAACGGCAGGTACTTCGCTGGCTGATGAATGAAAAGCCGATGGAACTTATTGAGAGCAACCCAACGAAAAACTGA
- a CDS encoding sigma-54-dependent transcriptional regulator — MQRIKPSKHVLIIDSDVSPVLLQACAAQGVRTVVASSGKDAFKKLGNNEFDLAIVTNSPATGFDLETCKELKSSAKEENPELPVIMLSEEDSSRAGISAIREDFADFFTKPLSKDQACKLVETWLPNHNTHVMAALGNVGRSLMVGKSQALSKTIHMARRVAGTNAPVLICGESGTGKELLAQYIHDQSQRNNGPFVKVNCASLSESLLESELFGHEKGSFTGAQSTRKGRFERANGGTLLLDEITETPPAFQAQLLRVLEEQRLERVGSENDINVNVRVISTTNRDIAEEVRRGNFRADLYYRLSGVRIVVPALRERKEDLEELIWHFINELASETGRKIGKLDAVLVDVFQRYGWPGNVRQLRNVIRTCLILGTGETLQLADVSWLFEELNTDHEAQINGLADMIGTKSLAEIEQQAILATLDQTQGNRTKAAEVLGISDRTIREKIKRYRNRDLLQETA, encoded by the coding sequence ATGCAAAGAATTAAACCATCAAAACACGTTCTGATCATCGACTCGGATGTCTCGCCTGTATTACTGCAGGCCTGTGCCGCACAGGGTGTGCGAACCGTGGTCGCTTCGAGCGGGAAAGATGCGTTTAAGAAGCTGGGTAACAATGAATTCGATCTGGCTATAGTCACCAACAGCCCGGCAACAGGTTTCGATCTGGAAACATGCAAGGAGCTGAAGAGTTCAGCGAAAGAGGAAAACCCCGAACTGCCTGTTATCATGCTGAGCGAGGAAGACAGCAGCCGGGCGGGCATCTCCGCTATCAGAGAAGATTTTGCCGACTTTTTTACAAAACCTTTGAGCAAGGACCAGGCCTGCAAGCTGGTCGAGACCTGGCTGCCCAACCACAATACACATGTCATGGCGGCACTGGGCAATGTTGGCCGCAGTTTGATGGTCGGCAAGAGTCAGGCGTTATCGAAGACGATCCACATGGCCAGGCGTGTTGCTGGTACGAACGCTCCGGTTCTTATCTGCGGAGAGAGCGGGACGGGCAAGGAGCTGCTCGCACAGTACATACACGATCAGAGCCAGCGAAACAATGGGCCGTTCGTAAAGGTAAACTGCGCATCATTGAGCGAATCATTGCTCGAAAGCGAGCTGTTCGGCCATGAAAAAGGGTCCTTTACAGGTGCCCAGTCGACTCGCAAGGGCAGGTTCGAGCGGGCTAACGGCGGGACCCTTCTGCTCGATGAAATAACAGAGACTCCGCCTGCGTTCCAGGCACAACTGCTTCGCGTACTCGAAGAGCAGAGGCTGGAGCGCGTGGGCAGCGAAAACGATATAAATGTCAATGTTCGGGTCATAAGCACAACCAATCGCGACATTGCTGAAGAGGTTCGGAGGGGCAATTTCCGTGCGGACCTGTACTACCGTCTTTCGGGTGTTAGAATCGTGGTGCCGGCGCTGCGAGAACGGAAGGAAGACCTGGAAGAGCTTATCTGGCACTTTATTAACGAATTAGCCAGCGAAACCGGCAGAAAGATAGGCAAGCTCGACGCCGTTCTGGTCGATGTATTCCAGAGGTACGGCTGGCCGGGCAATGTACGCCAACTCCGCAACGTGATACGCACCTGTTTGATACTCGGGACCGGCGAAACGCTGCAATTAGCGGACGTTAGCTGGCTTTTCGAAGAGCTAAATACCGACCATGAGGCCCAGATCAATGGGCTCGCAGACATGATCGGGACGAAAAGCCTTGCCGAGATCGAGCAGCAGGCCATTCTGGCGACTCTCGATCAGACGCAGGGCAACCGGACAAAAGCCGCCGAGGTGCTCGGTATCAGTGATCGTACCATCAGGGAAAAGATCAAACGTTATCGGAACCGCGATCTATTACAGGAAACAGCTTAG
- a CDS encoding flagellar basal body-associated FliL family protein — MADEEKKKKDTKEKKRPCLLGHIITAVISLTFAAGGYFVSGLFADTKPQGEQAAEEKKEDPSAEINALLAESTEGSKPWTYELEPVVANLNEPGATRFVRATLIMEISGDMAQEKGKEFLGLKTPYLRDWLTTFLSSLTLDEANGGKNKERIKNLVCDEFNRRLFPDSKPLIKQILLKEFAIQ, encoded by the coding sequence ATGGCTGACGAAGAAAAGAAAAAAAAGGACACCAAAGAGAAAAAGCGTCCCTGCCTGTTGGGACACATCATCACCGCTGTTATAAGCCTGACATTTGCGGCGGGCGGTTATTTTGTCAGCGGCTTGTTTGCGGACACTAAACCGCAGGGTGAGCAAGCTGCCGAGGAGAAGAAAGAGGACCCATCGGCAGAGATCAACGCCCTTCTGGCTGAGAGCACAGAGGGCAGCAAGCCCTGGACTTACGAACTGGAGCCGGTGGTTGCAAATCTCAATGAGCCGGGAGCGACCAGATTCGTTCGAGCGACGTTGATAATGGAAATCTCCGGAGATATGGCACAAGAAAAAGGAAAAGAGTTCCTTGGGCTCAAAACGCCTTATCTGCGTGACTGGCTGACGACGTTTCTGTCAAGTCTGACGCTGGACGAAGCGAACGGAGGCAAGAACAAAGAACGCATTAAAAATCTCGTCTGTGACGAGTTTAATCGAAGACTTTTCCCTGATTCAAAACCGCTAATCAAGCAGATACTGCTAAAAGAGTTCGCGATACAATGA
- a CDS encoding FliM/FliN family flagellar motor switch protein, with translation MTEAMTENMISKDQLKALLAKAKQNLPVEEPDVDAVEYDWTRPHHFSTRHHRRLKEFTDELDIELAEQFMSVYSDEVTVTIPGIEEHFATKLQNIQNNTRGCHYLTFGEEGGAPIGMVILPKRSAVHWAAKILKDAIPENVDEAELSQLEMSLLTDHVKKIISVLSNCFTRHNLPALKSGHELTFEEWPLENITDFEEMSVLEFAVADGEEQTSASFAMLSRSFDSMFDISSEQKNLTAKQIQDLIVGHLNNIPLEMECQLGTASAAVADLMTVEEGDVLVLDQTVDAPVELKIDGSVFYHGKLGQSMNRYAVTITDIVKKPANSIIQTG, from the coding sequence ATGACCGAAGCCATGACCGAAAACATGATCAGCAAGGACCAGCTCAAGGCGCTGCTCGCCAAGGCGAAGCAGAACCTGCCTGTGGAGGAGCCGGACGTCGACGCTGTCGAATACGACTGGACGCGTCCGCACCACTTCAGCACCCGGCATCATCGCAGGCTGAAGGAATTTACCGATGAGCTGGATATTGAACTTGCTGAACAGTTCATGAGCGTCTATTCGGACGAGGTAACGGTCACAATTCCCGGAATCGAGGAGCATTTCGCGACAAAGCTGCAGAATATACAGAATAACACACGCGGCTGTCATTACCTGACGTTCGGCGAAGAAGGCGGAGCCCCGATAGGCATGGTCATCCTACCGAAACGATCAGCCGTTCATTGGGCCGCGAAAATACTGAAGGACGCCATACCGGAAAACGTCGACGAAGCGGAGCTGTCGCAGCTTGAGATGTCACTGCTTACCGATCATGTCAAAAAGATCATCAGCGTTCTTTCGAATTGCTTTACAAGACATAACCTGCCGGCGTTGAAGAGCGGACACGAACTGACATTTGAAGAGTGGCCGCTGGAGAACATCACGGACTTCGAAGAGATGTCCGTACTCGAATTCGCCGTCGCTGATGGGGAAGAGCAGACGAGCGCATCTTTTGCAATGCTGTCGCGAAGCTTTGACTCGATGTTCGACATAAGCAGCGAACAGAAGAACCTGACCGCGAAGCAGATCCAGGATCTGATCGTTGGGCACCTGAACAACATACCGCTGGAAATGGAATGCCAGTTGGGTACAGCATCGGCAGCGGTTGCGGATCTGATGACCGTCGAAGAGGGTGACGTTCTCGTGCTCGATCAGACGGTGGATGCGCCCGTGGAGCTGAAGATCGACGGAAGCGTTTTTTATCACGGCAAACTCGGACAATCAATGAACCGCTATGCGGTCACGATAACGGATATAGTCAAAAAACCCGCAAACAGCATCATCCAGACGGGTTAG
- a CDS encoding FliM/FliN family flagellar motor switch protein, whose product MAETEQAVEQDAKTTQAQEVELGEAVDSAKGQGEGNLDLLLDITMSITVNLGDAQVPIKQLLQLGPGSVLQMDKLIDEPAELYVQGNKFATGDIVVVDGRFAIRIKEVLGI is encoded by the coding sequence ATGGCAGAAACTGAACAGGCAGTGGAACAGGACGCTAAGACGACCCAGGCACAGGAAGTGGAACTCGGTGAAGCGGTGGATTCGGCGAAGGGCCAGGGCGAGGGCAATCTCGACCTGCTGCTGGATATCACCATGTCGATCACGGTGAACCTGGGCGATGCGCAGGTTCCGATCAAGCAGCTCCTGCAGCTCGGTCCCGGTTCCGTGCTTCAGATGGACAAACTCATCGACGAACCTGCTGAGCTGTATGTGCAGGGCAACAAATTCGCAACAGGCGACATCGTAGTAGTGGACGGCCGATTCGCCATCCGCATCAAAGAAGTTCTCGGTATCTAG
- the flhA gene encoding flagellar biosynthesis protein FlhA — MSGQKALGNGPIVSSLANHSNVVFAVGLATILAMLIVPLPPVLLDVLLACSIGLAVGVLIVTLSAKKALELSTFPSLLLFVTLYRLSLNVSSTRLILLKADAGNIIDTFGQLVIGGNLVVGLVMFLILVVIQFVVITKGAERISEVNARFALDAMPGKQMAIDADLNAGAITDAQAKERRDAIAKESEFYGAMDGASKFIRGDAIAGLIITCVNLVGGIIIGSMNDMSVSEAAARYCTLSIGDGLVSQIPSVIIAISSGFLVTKTSSTESVSHDLTNQMLRNPQSLMIAGILIGAIGLVPGLPKVPFFGLAVACIFVSQSLKKAARKDEENESTAEKSEKAQESEKTPVEDLLNIDMISVQVGVRLIPMVDPRKKSSVFDRIGALRRKFAKELGLIIPLVRLCDNINIEPNAYEIRLFDHTIASGRLEPDKYLAMDPGTVHTPIQGQQTTEPVYGLPAMWISEEQKEQAELCGYTVIDCESVLITHLSETLAQHAHEQLTREDVQQLVDRLRKSQPSLVGDVVGEQVSVGLLQRVLQKLLKDRIPIKNLAIILEALGEHISKTKSATVLTELVRKALRRTITSRYKDQMTGKIMAITFDPHLEHQMVSSLQTQGEELVLSISPELAMQIHEGVAAAWKSAMNKACENVVLLCDSRQRSALAEMLERSLPRLPVLSYDEIEPGTDMETVENVALQTSDAMALNGQQSNV, encoded by the coding sequence ATGAGCGGTCAGAAAGCACTCGGTAATGGTCCGATAGTATCGTCATTAGCAAACCACAGCAACGTGGTCTTCGCTGTCGGTCTGGCGACGATACTGGCAATGCTCATCGTGCCGCTGCCGCCGGTGCTGCTGGACGTCCTGCTGGCGTGCAGTATAGGTCTGGCTGTTGGTGTGCTGATCGTAACGCTCTCGGCCAAGAAGGCGCTGGAGCTTAGCACGTTCCCGTCGCTGCTTCTGTTCGTCACACTTTACAGGCTGAGCCTTAACGTATCATCTACGCGTCTGATCCTGCTCAAGGCGGATGCGGGAAATATCATCGACACGTTCGGCCAGCTCGTTATCGGCGGAAACCTCGTCGTGGGCCTGGTCATGTTCCTGATCCTGGTCGTGATCCAGTTCGTTGTGATCACGAAAGGTGCCGAGCGTATCAGTGAAGTTAACGCACGTTTCGCGTTGGATGCGATGCCCGGTAAGCAGATGGCGATCGACGCCGATCTGAATGCCGGCGCGATCACGGATGCCCAGGCGAAAGAGCGAAGAGACGCTATCGCTAAGGAAAGCGAGTTCTACGGTGCCATGGATGGTGCCAGTAAGTTCATCCGCGGTGACGCGATCGCAGGCTTGATCATTACCTGCGTGAACCTCGTCGGCGGTATTATCATAGGTTCGATGAACGACATGTCTGTCAGTGAGGCCGCGGCACGCTACTGCACGCTGTCCATCGGTGACGGACTGGTGAGTCAGATACCGTCGGTCATCATAGCGATAAGTTCAGGCTTTTTGGTAACCAAGACTTCTTCGACGGAAAGCGTGAGTCATGACCTGACCAACCAGATGCTTCGCAATCCGCAGTCGCTGATGATCGCGGGTATACTGATCGGAGCGATTGGTCTGGTGCCGGGGCTGCCCAAAGTACCGTTCTTCGGCCTGGCAGTTGCTTGCATCTTTGTCTCGCAGTCGCTTAAAAAGGCGGCCCGCAAGGATGAGGAAAACGAGTCGACCGCTGAGAAAAGCGAAAAGGCCCAGGAGTCCGAGAAGACGCCTGTCGAGGACCTTCTCAATATTGATATGATCTCAGTGCAGGTTGGCGTTCGGCTGATACCGATGGTGGACCCGCGAAAGAAGAGCAGTGTGTTCGATAGGATCGGGGCGTTGCGGCGCAAGTTCGCGAAGGAGCTGGGGCTGATAATTCCGCTGGTGCGTCTTTGCGACAATATCAATATCGAGCCGAACGCTTACGAGATACGGCTGTTCGATCATACTATCGCGTCCGGCAGGCTCGAGCCGGATAAGTATCTGGCAATGGATCCGGGTACGGTGCACACACCGATCCAGGGACAGCAGACCACCGAGCCGGTCTACGGTCTGCCCGCTATGTGGATCAGCGAAGAGCAGAAGGAACAGGCCGAGCTGTGCGGATACACCGTGATAGATTGCGAATCGGTTTTGATAACGCATCTGTCGGAAACGCTGGCACAGCACGCACACGAACAGCTTACCCGCGAAGATGTCCAGCAGCTTGTTGATCGTCTGCGTAAATCGCAGCCGTCGCTGGTCGGCGACGTGGTGGGTGAACAGGTTTCGGTCGGACTGTTGCAGCGCGTTTTGCAGAAGCTGCTCAAGGACCGCATACCGATCAAAAATCTTGCGATTATTCTTGAAGCCCTTGGCGAGCATATCTCGAAAACTAAGAGTGCAACTGTCCTGACGGAGCTGGTTCGCAAGGCTTTGCGAAGGACGATAACCTCGCGGTACAAGGACCAGATGACAGGCAAGATCATGGCGATAACTTTTGACCCGCATCTCGAGCATCAGATGGTCTCCTCGCTGCAGACGCAGGGTGAAGAACTCGTGCTGAGCATATCGCCCGAGCTTGCGATGCAGATACACGAAGGTGTCGCGGCAGCGTGGAAGTCGGCGATGAACAAGGCATGCGAAAACGTGGTTCTGCTTTGCGACAGCAGACAGCGATCCGCTCTTGCCGAGATGCTGGAAAGATCACTGCCCCGGCTGCCGGTTCTGTCATACGACGAGATCGAGCCGGGCACGGATATGGAGACAGTTGAGAATGTGGCTTTGCAGACCAGCGATGCGATGGCACTGAATGGTCAACAGAGTAACGTTTAG
- a CDS encoding sigma-70 family RNA polymerase sigma factor, with amino-acid sequence MTDHRQQQAVLDDQMQLKSLAARKYAQQQKQPNADQRVTQFLPMVHKLVSKVTSYLQPPLTRDDLVSAGTIGLIKAAHDYDSTKNAEFQTYAYIRIRGAIIDELRSWSFAPPSLNKQLQEAQTIHDEVMAHTGHSPSDEEVAKKMGIGVDKLYKTYEQGRARYFLSMSGYTEDEPALANVLAGSESGQPEQRIEREELVHDLADAIERLPQKQRQIVILYYQQELTMKEIAEVLEITESRVSQLHSSAVFKLGSLLKDHDNAR; translated from the coding sequence GTGACAGATCACCGTCAACAACAAGCAGTCCTTGACGATCAGATGCAGTTGAAGTCGCTCGCTGCGAGAAAGTACGCCCAGCAGCAGAAGCAGCCGAACGCTGATCAGCGGGTCACACAGTTTCTGCCGATGGTCCACAAGCTCGTCAGCAAGGTGACGAGCTACCTGCAGCCTCCGCTGACCCGCGACGATCTTGTCAGCGCGGGAACCATAGGCCTGATCAAAGCTGCCCATGATTACGACAGCACGAAGAACGCCGAGTTCCAGACTTACGCCTACATACGCATACGCGGCGCGATCATCGACGAATTGCGCAGTTGGTCGTTCGCTCCGCCGAGCCTGAACAAACAGCTCCAGGAAGCACAGACGATACACGATGAAGTGATGGCCCATACCGGTCATTCACCAAGCGATGAGGAAGTCGCGAAGAAAATGGGCATCGGCGTTGACAAGCTGTACAAAACATACGAGCAGGGACGGGCCAGGTACTTTTTGTCCATGAGCGGCTACACCGAGGATGAGCCGGCGTTGGCTAATGTGCTGGCAGGTTCGGAATCAGGCCAGCCCGAACAGCGGATCGAACGTGAAGAACTTGTTCATGACTTGGCGGACGCGATCGAACGTCTGCCCCAGAAACAAAGGCAGATCGTCATACTGTATTACCAGCAGGAACTGACCATGAAGGAGATCGCCGAGGTTCTCGAAATAACCGAATCCCGGGTAAGCCAGCTTCATTCGTCAGCGGTGTTCAAACTCGGATCGTTGTTGAAGGATCATGACAATGCCCGATAG